Proteins from a genomic interval of Candidatus Hydrogenedens sp.:
- a CDS encoding acetyl-CoA C-acetyltransferase, producing the protein MEHIVITSGIRTAIGSFGGSLKDYPAPDLAGLVVKEALQRSKVEPDAVGDVIIGQCMQRTDELPTGRLAALKAGLPIQVPGVTIQRNCASGMQAIVYAAQQIMLGDMDIAVAGGVEIMSRVPYTVDKARWGIRLQHATLADGVWDGLTDSWSGLIMGLTAENLAEKYHITREEQDTIALKSHNCAEKAIKEGKFKEEIIPVEIKGKKGSVTLFEQDEHVRMGLTIEQLASLKPSFKKDGTVTAGNASGINDAACAVVLMSEKEANRRGLEPLGRLVSYAVAGVEPELMGYGPVPATKKALEKAKMKLDDIELIELNEAFAAQYLACEKLLGLNRDITNVNGSGIALGHPVGCTGARIVLSLLNEMKRRNLKYGLATLCVGGGMGMTTIWARD; encoded by the coding sequence ATGGAACATATTGTTATTACATCAGGTATTCGCACGGCAATTGGTTCTTTCGGTGGAAGTTTAAAAGATTACCCGGCGCCTGACCTTGCAGGTCTCGTTGTAAAAGAAGCCCTTCAACGAAGTAAAGTAGAGCCGGATGCCGTCGGCGATGTGATTATTGGGCAATGCATGCAACGAACCGATGAATTACCGACAGGTAGGCTCGCTGCCTTGAAAGCAGGTTTGCCTATCCAGGTGCCCGGTGTTACCATCCAGCGGAACTGTGCATCAGGAATGCAAGCCATTGTTTACGCGGCACAGCAAATTATGCTTGGCGATATGGACATTGCTGTAGCAGGCGGTGTAGAAATTATGAGCCGTGTCCCTTATACTGTGGATAAAGCACGCTGGGGTATCCGCCTGCAGCATGCAACACTTGCAGATGGTGTTTGGGATGGACTTACGGATTCATGGAGCGGTCTTATTATGGGTCTGACCGCAGAAAATCTTGCAGAAAAGTATCATATTACCCGTGAGGAACAGGATACCATAGCGTTAAAATCCCACAATTGCGCTGAAAAAGCCATAAAGGAAGGAAAATTCAAGGAGGAAATTATCCCCGTCGAGATTAAAGGAAAAAAAGGAAGTGTTACCCTTTTCGAGCAGGATGAACATGTGCGTATGGGCTTAACAATAGAACAATTAGCCTCTCTAAAGCCTTCTTTTAAGAAAGATGGCACTGTTACTGCAGGCAATGCCTCTGGTATCAATGATGCCGCGTGTGCGGTTGTTCTAATGAGTGAAAAAGAAGCCAATCGCAGGGGATTGGAACCGTTAGGTCGGCTTGTTTCATATGCCGTAGCCGGGGTTGAACCGGAACTTATGGGATATGGTCCTGTGCCCGCTACAAAGAAGGCATTAGAAAAAGCAAAAATGAAATTAGATGATATTGAACTGATAGAACTAAACGAAGCCTTTGCGGCTCAATATCTCGCATGTGAAAAATTGTTAGGTCTAAATCGTGATATTACTAATGTAAATGGTTCGGGTATCGCTTTAGGTCATCCCGTTGGTTGTACCGGTGCCCGTATTGTATTGTCTTTGCTCAATGAAATGAAACGAAGAAACCTCAAATATGGTCTCGCTACATTATGCGTCGGTGGTGGTATGGGAATGACAACAATTTGGGCACGCGACTAA
- a CDS encoding carbamoyltransferase, producing the protein MKILGISAFYHDSAAALLIDGEIIAAAQEERFTRKKHDPRFPKNAIEYCLKEGNIGISNIDCIAFYDKPFLKFERLLMTYLGTAPAGISSFFVQMPSWLSEKLNMRGTIRRELNYEGEILFSTHHLSHAASAFYPSPFEESAIITLDGVGEWATSAYGIGQGNKIKLLKEIRFPHSLGLLYSAFTYFTGFKVNSGEYKLMGLAPYGEPKYVDVIKRELVDIHEDGSFRLNLKYFDYCAGLKMTNNRFAKLFGGPPRKPESKITQREMDLAKSIQIVTEEIVLKIARHVYKETGLKKLAMSGGVTLNCVANGRLLREGPFEEIWIQPCASDGGNALGCALLAWHQVYGKERIAHSRRQKASYLGPSFSDEDIEKFLKEENIPYEKLSEKEIATRVAQLIDEGKVVGWFQGRMEFGPRALGARSILGDARSREMQSVLNLKIKFRESFRPFAPTVLYEHADEYFELNGVESPYMLLVANVRKERLRELTEEEKKATGFDKLKVIRSDIPAVTHVDNSARIQTIRREDHPRYYDMIKAFYEKTGCPVIINTSFNVRGEPIVCTPKEAYTCFMRTNMDYLCMGSFLLDKTKQKPWKDEVDWKKEFELD; encoded by the coding sequence ATGAAGATACTCGGAATTTCTGCATTTTATCATGACAGTGCCGCAGCATTACTTATTGATGGCGAAATTATCGCCGCTGCACAAGAGGAGCGGTTTACACGAAAGAAGCATGACCCGCGCTTTCCCAAAAATGCGATTGAATATTGCTTAAAAGAAGGAAATATTGGAATATCCAATATTGATTGTATCGCCTTTTACGATAAGCCTTTTCTAAAATTTGAACGATTGCTAATGACCTATCTCGGCACTGCTCCTGCGGGTATATCCTCTTTCTTTGTTCAAATGCCCTCGTGGCTTTCTGAAAAATTAAACATGCGAGGAACCATTCGAAGAGAATTGAATTATGAAGGAGAAATATTATTTTCAACACATCACCTATCCCATGCAGCGTCCGCATTTTATCCAAGTCCCTTCGAAGAAAGTGCTATCATCACTTTAGATGGCGTTGGAGAATGGGCGACATCTGCCTATGGTATCGGTCAGGGGAATAAGATAAAGTTATTAAAGGAAATTCGTTTTCCACATTCCTTAGGATTGCTTTATTCTGCCTTTACCTATTTTACAGGTTTCAAAGTAAATAGTGGCGAATATAAATTGATGGGGCTGGCTCCTTATGGAGAACCGAAGTATGTAGATGTGATAAAGAGAGAACTTGTGGATATACATGAGGATGGTTCGTTCCGCCTCAATCTGAAATATTTTGATTACTGTGCCGGTTTGAAAATGACTAACAATCGGTTTGCTAAACTTTTTGGTGGTCCTCCACGAAAGCCGGAATCAAAGATTACACAAAGGGAAATGGATTTAGCAAAATCCATACAAATCGTTACGGAAGAGATTGTCCTGAAAATTGCAAGACATGTGTATAAAGAAACAGGTTTGAAAAAGTTAGCCATGTCCGGCGGTGTTACACTTAATTGTGTGGCAAATGGTAGATTGTTGCGGGAAGGACCTTTTGAGGAAATCTGGATACAGCCCTGTGCCAGTGATGGAGGCAATGCGTTAGGTTGTGCTTTATTGGCGTGGCATCAAGTCTATGGCAAAGAACGCATAGCCCACTCACGCCGACAAAAAGCCAGTTACTTAGGTCCTTCGTTTTCCGATGAGGATATTGAAAAGTTCCTAAAAGAGGAAAACATTCCTTACGAAAAACTTTCAGAAAAAGAGATTGCAACACGCGTTGCTCAACTTATAGATGAAGGGAAGGTGGTGGGTTGGTTTCAGGGGCGAATGGAATTCGGTCCGCGTGCCTTGGGAGCAAGAAGTATTTTGGGTGATGCCCGTTCTCGGGAAATGCAATCTGTGCTAAATCTTAAAATAAAATTCCGTGAATCGTTTCGTCCGTTTGCTCCTACCGTATTATACGAACATGCCGATGAGTATTTTGAACTAAATGGCGTAGAAAGTCCGTATATGTTGTTGGTTGCGAATGTTCGAAAAGAACGCCTGCGTGAACTCACAGAGGAAGAAAAGAAAGCCACAGGATTTGATAAATTAAAGGTAATTCGTTCGGACATTCCTGCGGTTACACATGTGGATAATTCTGCTCGTATACAGACCATTCGCCGAGAAGACCATCCGCGATATTATGACATGATAAAAGCCTTTTATGAAAAAACAGGGTGTCCTGTTATTATCAATACCTCTTTTAATGTTCGGGGTGAACCTATCGTATGCACACCTAAAGAAGCATATACTTGCTTTATGAGAACCAATATGGATTACCTTTGCATGGGTTCATTCCTTCTGGATAAAACAAAACAAAAACCGTGGAAAGATGAAGTGGACTGGAAAAAAGAATTTGAATTGGATTAA
- a CDS encoding tetratricopeptide repeat protein has protein sequence MEKIRNNGYVCLILIISISLFPTNVFSDEAKPQTDEKTNEYYQTLLQAINLINFSLNRICSTSSISMIKAEYTYILNNIDLDKVNFPEEIKNTYQEIINSLSELKTAKGKLSEGIDLLEREHYLRLDKPSSELVHSLINLQEMNRDTRHSLMNCSKILYYRCLFDNRFYNYESCSYPPDELNEEFRRTVSSVKKEWMEVIKPYFYNQILPKLPDALLVEDRMVQLLLRNFYAKDFGLCLQSFNDMQKTEKGIVQTPIYWLLYAFSASTGKNNEVTEICMDKFLECYESVLKKDIFLEVIYIRKLEHLLQKNPELKDESINQKMLAIAENAYKYVNDKNILYKIYLAAIFYRLNKMEKTQEILSGINPEFVDKENRAEYGFYQLAMYDLNHGYDVFDHMRLLAKILEWEPVNLEQLEEIKEAKIPEAFLYLGRKYIYGKENKDRDKGLAYMEEASELGSEEATSYLAYRYMYGYLPGMKKDEKKGLAYFQKLAEKGDQKALCEIGRCYYIGIAVPQDFNKAKEYFEKSGKDGKYWLGLMYSKGDGVPRDYQKAYECFYDVIRDDLSYGGYQNHYSSYSHEANMAIGDLYFTGKIDVVNYIKAMEYYQRASSLPEAQVKMGYIYENGYEIQKSYTKAKECYEKAGSQGNLEAILRLGDFYLYGLAGKKDYVLSYAHYTLVIRLVNEGSDHPQAKELAQQAEQTRKKLLPNIWNFWSGLTPEEIKEAEELANSWKPYSILTRKKIK, from the coding sequence ATGGAGAAAATTCGGAACAACGGTTATGTCTGCTTAATTCTGATTATCTCAATTTCTCTTTTTCCCACAAATGTTTTTTCGGATGAAGCAAAACCCCAAACCGATGAAAAAACAAACGAATACTATCAGACCCTTTTGCAAGCAATAAATCTCATCAACTTTTCCCTCAATCGAATCTGTTCTACTTCAAGCATTTCTATGATAAAAGCAGAATATACCTATATCCTTAATAACATTGATTTAGATAAAGTTAATTTTCCTGAAGAAATAAAAAATACTTATCAAGAGATTATCAACTCCCTTTCCGAATTGAAAACCGCAAAAGGAAAACTATCAGAAGGAATAGACCTTTTAGAAAGGGAACACTATTTACGACTGGATAAACCGTCTTCTGAATTAGTGCATTCTTTGATTAATCTTCAAGAAATGAATAGGGATACCCGTCATTCCCTAATGAATTGTAGCAAAATACTATATTATCGCTGTTTGTTTGATAACCGTTTTTATAATTACGAATCGTGTAGTTACCCGCCTGATGAACTGAATGAAGAGTTTAGAAGAACTGTTTCAAGTGTTAAAAAAGAATGGATGGAAGTAATAAAACCTTATTTTTATAATCAAATTTTACCAAAATTACCCGATGCCTTGTTGGTAGAAGATAGAATGGTTCAGTTGCTTTTAAGGAATTTCTATGCAAAGGATTTTGGTTTATGTCTGCAATCGTTTAATGACATGCAAAAGACAGAAAAGGGGATAGTTCAAACACCCATTTATTGGTTGTTATATGCCTTTTCAGCCAGCACAGGGAAAAATAATGAAGTAACGGAAATATGTATGGATAAGTTTTTGGAATGTTACGAAAGCGTGTTGAAAAAAGATATCTTTCTTGAAGTTATTTATATTCGTAAGTTAGAACACCTCCTCCAAAAAAATCCAGAGTTAAAAGATGAAAGTATTAATCAAAAAATGCTGGCTATTGCAGAAAATGCCTATAAATATGTTAATGACAAAAACATACTTTATAAAATCTACTTAGCCGCAATATTTTACAGACTAAATAAGATGGAAAAAACTCAAGAAATATTATCAGGAATAAACCCGGAATTTGTAGATAAGGAAAATAGAGCTGAGTATGGATTTTATCAACTTGCCATGTATGATTTAAATCATGGTTATGATGTTTTTGACCATATGAGATTATTGGCAAAAATCCTGGAATGGGAACCTGTAAATCTTGAACAGTTAGAAGAAATAAAGGAGGCTAAAATTCCAGAAGCGTTTCTTTACTTAGGGCGTAAATATATCTATGGAAAGGAAAATAAAGACAGGGATAAAGGATTGGCATATATGGAAGAAGCCAGCGAGTTGGGAAGTGAAGAAGCAACCTCTTATCTCGCGTATAGATATATGTATGGTTATCTACCGGGAATGAAAAAAGACGAAAAGAAAGGTTTAGCATACTTTCAAAAGCTGGCAGAAAAAGGAGACCAGAAAGCCCTCTGCGAGATTGGTAGATGTTACTATATAGGAATTGCTGTTCCACAGGATTTTAATAAAGCAAAAGAATACTTTGAGAAATCTGGAAAAGATGGCAAATATTGGTTAGGATTGATGTATAGCAAAGGTGACGGTGTTCCACGAGATTATCAAAAAGCATACGAATGTTTTTATGATGTAATACGAGACGATCTTTCTTATGGTGGATATCAAAATCATTATAGTTCTTATAGTCATGAAGCAAATATGGCTATTGGAGATTTGTATTTTACCGGGAAAATTGATGTTGTAAATTACATAAAGGCTATGGAATATTATCAGAGAGCAAGTTCTCTCCCCGAAGCACAGGTAAAAATGGGTTACATTTACGAAAACGGCTATGAAATACAGAAGAGTTATACAAAAGCCAAAGAATGTTATGAAAAAGCAGGAAGTCAAGGAAATTTAGAAGCAATACTTCGTTTAGGCGATTTTTATCTTTATGGATTGGCAGGAAAAAAAGATTATGTATTATCTTATGCACATTATACACTGGTAATACGATTAGTAAATGAAGGAAGTGACCATCCACAAGCCAAAGAATTAGCCCAACAAGCAGAACAGACACGCAAAAAACTCCTACCCAATATCTGGAATTTCTGGTCAGGACTAACTCCCGAGGAAATCAAAGAAGCCGAAGAACTCGCCAACTCCTGGAAGCCCTACTCCATCCTCACAAGAAAAAAAATTAAGTGA
- a CDS encoding SxtJ family membrane protein, whose translation MALKMDYTDKKEQRKFGLLVGAVFIIIGALRWAIHGFIGIPYIWWGIGGTLILLGILFPKILQPVFFLWMKLAEALNWVMTRLFLLVTFYLVIAPIGILYRLFKEDPLNRQWLSKDETYWNEVEMQPENIDEFRRQF comes from the coding sequence ATGGCTTTAAAGATGGATTATACCGACAAAAAAGAACAGCGTAAATTTGGTTTGCTTGTTGGTGCCGTTTTTATCATAATCGGTGCCTTACGCTGGGCTATTCATGGCTTTATTGGGATACCTTATATATGGTGGGGTATTGGAGGAACCTTAATTCTTTTAGGTATCCTCTTCCCGAAAATCCTGCAACCTGTTTTCTTCCTGTGGATGAAATTAGCAGAAGCATTAAACTGGGTAATGACACGGCTTTTTTTGTTGGTTACTTTTTATCTTGTCATCGCTCCCATAGGTATCCTTTATCGCTTGTTTAAAGAAGACCCTTTGAACCGCCAATGGCTTTCTAAGGATGAAACCTACTGGAATGAGGTGGAAATGCAACCTGAAAATATAGATGAATTTCGCAGGCAATTTTAA
- a CDS encoding S41 family peptidase, with product MKNLRIVVFLFLFICVLSLWVGCTRTRIPLTKIEVPMVAVPLPELPLPLPKIPLLMSGEGDYRLLPWKKAFYRLCDQIEREYPYTEWKNINWDELRSKYSEKIAQAKEKKNRDGYYLALREFMYSIPDANVRIETHESIRASVIGGGYGFAMTKTEDGEYIVFYIHPNSYADKAGMKIGAKLLQWNNKPIEQAVLETPVLWADNPPATNEGRLYEQCKLMGRAPIDTEVEVSFVNPSQTEPVVAKLKAQKDDYATLQLPVWDKVSVGPMDSPLQKKKLEETYGYVRILFFSPSINTPFPAQAFQKIVSDFVRDGVPGIIIDLRGNTGGDPELIPRFAGYFVEEETFLQDLAFYSKKEKSFKVSPGDRVVVKPFPIRYRGKVVILVDYGTAGCAEGFVSVLSKQKNVQIIGMCHTRGAMGVPGGDVRMPDGITVSYPVARSLDKDGNVQIEANAKGEGGIAPTIRIPINTDNLQKIFVDKKDIVLEQAIEYLKNNK from the coding sequence ATGAAAAACCTGCGAATTGTAGTATTTTTGTTCCTTTTTATCTGCGTCCTATCTTTATGGGTCGGTTGCACACGAACACGCATACCCCTTACAAAAATTGAAGTCCCTATGGTGGCTGTGCCTCTACCCGAATTGCCCTTACCCTTACCCAAAATACCCTTATTGATGAGTGGTGAAGGGGATTATCGGCTATTACCATGGAAAAAGGCGTTTTATAGGCTTTGTGACCAGATTGAACGCGAGTATCCATATACAGAGTGGAAAAATATAAATTGGGATGAGTTGCGGTCAAAATATTCGGAAAAAATAGCACAGGCAAAAGAAAAAAAGAACCGCGATGGCTACTATCTTGCCCTCCGTGAATTTATGTATTCCATACCCGATGCCAATGTCCGTATAGAGACCCATGAATCTATTCGTGCTTCGGTTATAGGTGGTGGTTATGGCTTTGCAATGACCAAAACTGAAGATGGGGAATACATTGTTTTTTATATCCACCCAAATAGTTACGCGGACAAAGCAGGTATGAAAATCGGTGCAAAACTTTTACAGTGGAATAACAAGCCGATAGAACAAGCCGTTCTGGAAACACCAGTTTTATGGGCAGATAATCCGCCAGCAACAAACGAAGGCAGATTATACGAGCAATGTAAACTTATGGGTAGGGCTCCGATAGATACAGAAGTAGAAGTGTCTTTTGTAAACCCCTCACAAACGGAACCTGTGGTGGCAAAATTAAAAGCACAAAAAGACGACTATGCTACCTTACAACTTCCTGTGTGGGATAAAGTTAGTGTTGGTCCAATGGATAGTCCATTACAGAAGAAAAAACTGGAAGAAACTTACGGCTATGTCCGTATTCTTTTCTTCTCTCCCAGTATCAACACCCCCTTTCCTGCACAAGCATTCCAAAAAATCGTTAGCGATTTTGTCCGTGATGGTGTGCCCGGTATTATCATAGACCTACGCGGAAATACAGGTGGTGACCCAGAATTAATTCCACGATTTGCAGGTTACTTCGTTGAGGAGGAAACCTTTTTACAAGACCTTGCTTTTTATAGCAAAAAGGAAAAGAGTTTTAAAGTAAGTCCAGGTGATAGGGTCGTTGTTAAACCATTTCCCATACGCTATCGGGGGAAGGTTGTTATCCTTGTTGATTATGGAACTGCAGGCTGTGCCGAAGGATTTGTTTCTGTTTTGAGTAAGCAAAAGAATGTCCAGATAATTGGAATGTGCCATACAAGAGGTGCGATGGGTGTTCCCGGCGGTGATGTGCGTATGCCCGATGGTATCACCGTTTCGTATCCAGTGGCTCGCTCGCTGGATAAAGATGGAAATGTCCAGATTGAAGCCAATGCAAAAGGTGAAGGTGGAATTGCTCCGACAATAAGAATTCCTATCAATACGGACAATTTACAGAAAATCTTTGTAGATAAAAAAGACATTGTATTAGAACAGGCAATAGAATATCTGAAGAACAATAAATAA
- a CDS encoding neutral/alkaline non-lysosomal ceramidase N-terminal domain-containing protein, translated as MRKVFCLFLLFVLGGLFNSSADEVWKAGIAVCDITPPTGLWLAGYAMRDHPAEGAIHPLWVKALALQDAPGKTAVIVSSDILGFTAEMSQRIKQQVKEKTGLDTGDILLNSSHTHSGPIVGDSLIAMYIISEDTEHLDKIQRYTEELERKVVDTIVNAMEHLEPAKLFMGRGVVRFAVNRRNNKEAEIETTYDYKGPVDHSVPILVVKNVIDDTIRSMVFGYACHSTVLSGYQWCGDYPGFAQIDLEQTYPTAKALFVAGCGADINPLPRRTIALAQQYGKELAAAVTRAIEDNLQELPPSLKTSYETVTLPLETPLTKEELQQISDDTKKAEYIRRSARYLLKKLERGIPLRTSYPYPIQVWNMGGFPVIALGGEVVVDYAIAVKQRIEPNAMVLGYSNDLMSYIPSVRVIREGGYEGDTSQLEYEMPAKWKEEIEELILNAIAQMWAKIK; from the coding sequence ATGAGAAAAGTTTTTTGTCTGTTTTTGCTGTTTGTTTTGGGGGGGTTGTTTAACAGTTCGGCTGATGAGGTATGGAAAGCGGGTATTGCTGTATGTGATATAACACCGCCTACGGGTCTTTGGCTGGCAGGTTATGCAATGCGTGACCATCCTGCGGAAGGGGCGATACATCCATTGTGGGTAAAGGCTCTGGCTTTACAGGATGCACCGGGAAAAACGGCAGTAATTGTTAGCAGTGATATACTTGGTTTTACCGCAGAAATGTCTCAGAGGATAAAGCAACAAGTAAAAGAAAAAACAGGTCTTGACACCGGGGATATACTTTTGAACAGTTCGCATACGCATTCCGGTCCTATTGTTGGTGATTCGCTTATTGCTATGTATATTATCTCCGAAGACACGGAGCATCTGGATAAAATTCAACGATATACAGAAGAACTTGAACGAAAAGTTGTGGATACTATTGTTAATGCCATGGAGCATTTAGAACCTGCAAAACTATTTATGGGGCGTGGTGTAGTTCGGTTTGCTGTTAATCGGCGGAATAATAAAGAGGCGGAAATTGAAACTACTTATGATTATAAAGGTCCTGTAGACCATTCTGTGCCTATACTTGTGGTTAAGAATGTTATTGATGATACTATCCGCTCTATGGTATTTGGTTACGCATGTCATTCGACTGTTCTGTCTGGTTATCAGTGGTGTGGTGATTATCCGGGGTTTGCACAGATAGATTTAGAACAAACATATCCCACAGCGAAGGCTCTTTTTGTTGCGGGTTGTGGTGCGGATATAAATCCATTACCCCGAAGAACAATCGCCTTAGCCCAACAATATGGGAAGGAACTTGCAGCAGCGGTTACTCGTGCTATAGAAGATAACCTTCAAGAATTACCGCCTTCATTGAAAACAAGTTATGAAACCGTTACTCTCCCGTTAGAAACGCCTTTGACGAAAGAAGAACTTCAACAAATATCTGATGATACAAAAAAAGCAGAATATATTCGTCGTTCTGCCCGTTATTTGTTGAAGAAATTGGAACGGGGAATTCCTTTAAGAACTTCGTATCCATATCCGATACAGGTGTGGAATATGGGTGGTTTTCCTGTGATTGCCTTAGGTGGAGAGGTAGTTGTTGATTATGCTATTGCTGTTAAACAGCGGATAGAACCGAATGCAATGGTATTGGGTTATTCTAACGATCTGATGAGTTATATCCCTTCTGTGCGAGTGATTCGTGAAGGAGGCTACGAAGGAGATACTTCACAATTGGAATATGAAATGCCTGCTAAATGGAAGGAAGAGATTGAGGAACTTATCCTGAATGCTATTGCTCAAATGTGGGCGAAAATAAAATAG